tccaCTTTGCGCTTTGATATAGAGTGCATGCTCATATGGACACTTGATGAAGTTCTTGTCTTGAAAGTACTTGTCGATTCGAACATTCCAAGCTCTCGGTGCTTGCTTGAGATCGTACAACACCTTCTTCAACttcaagactttttcttcttgcCCTTTTACTTCATAGCCCAGTGGTTGCTCAATATAGACTTCTTCTTCGAGAAAACCATTCAAGAAGGCtgacttcacatccatttgatagatcTTCCATTTATTTTGGGCTGCCAAAGAAATGATCAGTCTAATAGTTTCAAGACGAGCAACAGGAGCAAATACCTCATCATAGTCAATTCCTTGTCTTTGACTATAGCCTTTAGCCACCAATCTTGCTTTGTATCTCTCCACTTCTCCTTTAGCATTCTTCTTTGCCTTGTACACCCATCTTACTCCAATTGCTTTGTGTCCTCGTGGAAGTGTAGTAAGTTCCCACGTATCATTCTTCATGATTGACTTGATTTCTTCGTCCATGGCGTCTTTCCACTTTATGTTTTCCGCCGCTTCTTGATAGCTTAGAGGCTCACAATCaccaaaaagacaaaagagGTTAATGTCGTTTAGGTTTTTGGTTACCTCATAAATCTCTTCAATGCTCCTTAGTCGCGATGTCCTCTCACTTGAACTTGTTTCATCCAGCCTTGGTGTCGGTGAGGCAGGTGGTGTAATATGTTCCTCTATgattggttgttcaatttcatcatcttcttcaaaataaggaagaaaatcaTACTTATCTTCTTGAACACTCCAATCCCAACAATCTTCTTCGTCGAACTCCACGTCGCGACTTATGACGATCTTTCTACTATTTGGATTATAGAGCTTGTACCCCTTGGATCTTGAGTCGTAACCCACAAACACGTACTTCTCACTTTTATCATCGAGCTTTGTCCTCTTTTCGTCTGGAACATGGGTATAGGCAATGCTTCCAAACACTTTGAGGTGAGAGATCCCGGGCTTCCTtccactccatgcttcttgtgGTGTCTTCTCATGCACGCTTCTTGTTGGAGAACGATTTGTTAGGTAAACTGCACATGCcactgcttcagcccaaaacTCCTTCGGCATCTTCTTGCTCTTGAGCATGCTTCGCACCATGTTAAGTATGGTCCAGTTCTTTCTCTctgctactccattttgttgtggcgaTCTTGGCACTGTCAGTGGGCGACGGATTCCATGGTCTTCACAATATTTTTTGAACTTATTTGAAGTGAACTCTCTTCCTCGATCAGATCTCATGGCCTTGATGGAAAGACCACTTTCTTTCTCCACGAGGGCTTTGAACTTCTTAAAGTTTTCAAACACTTCTGATTTCTCCTTCAAGAACTAAACCCAGGTTTTTctggaataatcatcaataaagaggAGAAAGTACTTGTTCTTACCAAATGAATTGGGTTTGATTGGTCCACAGACATCGGTGTGTATGAGCTCTAGCGGCTTTGTTGCTCTTGTTGTTGATTCCTTTGGAAAACTTTTACGAAATTGCTTCCCAATTAGACATCCTTCGCAAAGTTGGTCTGGGTGGTTGATGCTAGGCAAGCCTCTCACCATCTCCTTCTTCGCTAAACGTTCTAGACCGTCGAAGTTGAGGTGCCCGAACCGTAGATGCCATAGCCACGAAGAGTCGGTATAGCAAGCCTTGAGACACTTTGCCACATCATTTTGAATGTTCAAGAGGAACATTCTATTCTTTGACATAGGCACCTTAGCAATCAAGTTATGTCTACAATCTCTTAAGAAAAGACTATGTTCTTTCAAATGGATGTCATAGCCTTTCTCTAATAATTGTCCCAAgctcaaaatattattcttcatgTTAGGCACATAGTAGACATTGGATATGAATTGATGACTCTCATTCTTCAAACGTATGAGAATTTTACCTTTGCCTTTGACTGGTATCTTTGAGTCGTCTCCAAATGAGACATCGCCAGTTGCTGCTTCATTGATTTCCACGAACATGCTTTTATCGCCGCACATGTGGTTGCTTGCGCCGGTGTCGAGGTaccacttgtttcttttctcttcaaatttgttttggcacgcgagtagcaaagtttcttcttctttgccttTTTCATCTACAAAGTTAGCTTTCTCTTCAACCTTCTTCGAGAATCTACACTCGGATGTGTAGTGAccaatcttgttgcaattgaagCACTTGATTTGTGATTTGTCATACCTCGACCATGAATTTCCTCTTCCACAACCTCTTGTTACTTATGGATTCCAACTTCTttctccattgttgaatttgttggaGTGGTTGTTGTAACCAcctcttccttctcctccatGTCCTCGTCCACGTCCACGATCTTGGCCGCGACCTCGTCCTCTTTGGCTCTTATAATTTGCATAGTTTGCTTCCTTTACGTTGAGTTGTAGTAGTTGCTCCGTAGCctccttttgtttaatttttctcttttgtttttcttcgtaTGCTTGTAAGGAACCCATGAGTTGCTCAATAGTCATGGTCTTtaaatccttgttttcttcaatgttgATAACAATGAAGTCAAAACTTGGATTTAATGTTCGAAGTATTTTTTCCATGACCTTCACCTCATCAACATCTTCaccatttcttttaagttgattgACTACGGCCAATACTCGagaaaaataatcagaaattgACTCGGACTCCTCCATAAACAAACGCTCAAAGTCACCTCTAAGAGTTTGAAGACGAATCTTTTTTACCTGCTCAACTCCTTTGTTGCAAGTTTGAAGCTTATCCCATGCTTCTTTGGTCGTCGCTGCGTTGGATATCTTCTCAAATGTATCTTCATCCACCGATTGATAAATGAGAAAGAGAGCTTtcttgtctctctttcttgaCTCCTTCAACGTCTCCTTTACACCTTGGCTTAGCGAGGCTTCATCTTGCTCCTCGAAGCCATTCTCTACGATATCCCACACATCTTGAGCTCCTAGTAGCGCCTTCATCTTGATATTCCAATTATCATAGTTGTTCTTTGTGAGCATCgacatttgaaaaggaaaaccTCCATTCGCCATCTTTTGAGGAtcttgaagctctgataccaatttgttggaaataaggctttttatgtttaggaaaagtgtttaggaatattggagactttgaatagaaacttgataggaaggagaattctttatggaggagagaactttgtatttttgcttgatacaaatgtgtaggattacatctctatttatactactctaaggagaactctagacacactaattctagagagttctcaactctagagatccaaagagtattctagagaatattacaactataagaaatatctagacactccaaacactacaagaattctctagaaacatgacccataattacttaagcccaaaataactaagtccaaggaaccaaataattaatttaggcccaaatcaagtttatatttcaacattCGTTACTTTTGAAATACATAAGTTTTTGCAAATTGACGAATGCATACATATTgtgttattataaaataaggAGCAACTTTGCTCAACATTTACTTCATCAGGTTCAAGATGAAGAATGGATTGCTATTATCTGCTCTGATTTTTCACATCCAAAAATTTCTACATGGATATTGTGTAATTTTTCACACAAGTAATTGCTACAATATTGTACCAGGAAACTATTTGCAATAAAATTTTCCACAATTCCTTTGCCACCAAAAAAGCCTCGGCCAAGAGGGCTGTATGGTACGATTCCAATTCCAAGCTCCCTGCATCAATAAAAGCTTTAACAAAGTGACctcgtttttaattttaattttctactcTCTTTTCAAATAGCTCATAATTAAAGAGATGAggagaatatttatttatttttagtgaaagaatAGTTATGAGAAGTTGGAGAATTCCAAGCTCATATGAAGTTGGAGAAGAACTAGAACTAACCTACAAAGAGGAACTGTATCATCTTCAATGTCACGAGTCCATAGGGACCACGCCATTTGAACAGATAACCCAATATACTTCCCTTTATCCTCTTCCACCAATTTCTTAAGTTCACCCATCTATGATATTATAACAATATGTATATAGTGAGATGAGGCAGATGATGACAGAATATGAACTAGAAAGTATATAATAAGTTTCAAGTAATTTAAAGCTAAGATTTGAAGCGAACCCTTCTTGAACTCATCCTGACAGACCGCGCACTGGTTCAACAACTTGTTGTTGACGGTGAGTGTGCCTTCGTACGGAAACGAGTTTCATATCTCAGATCTGGAAAGAGTTTGAGAGATCTCAGATCTTACACCTCATTTTGCACTTCACATATCTGGAAACGGATTCAAAACCCTCAGATCTCAGATCCCATTTTTCACTTCTCAGAGAACAGAGTTGTGCGAGAAAACGGGGACCAGAGCGAAAGGTAGTGGGAGGTGGAACAATGGTGGTTAGAGGAGAGGCTTTGAGGGGTAGGGCTTGTGGCAGTCACGGTGAGGCTTTGGGTGTGGCGACAGGGGTATCGGAGGGAGGAGCTTGATCATAAAACGTGGAGAGATTCATACCTAATTAGGGTTCACGATGATGTTAAGAGAAGAATGAGGCAGCAAGTGTCCGTTTTTAATAACCATTGTTAACGTACATTAACCAATATAACTGAtgataatgagaaaaaaaataaaatcgatTTTAATCAAGATGGATGGTAAGAGATATACACAAGATGAGTTTTACAAGATAGATGTTaacaaagtttttttatttacaaaaatgtacCTACACcaattttcataaaatcaatattaaattgatgatattaaaaacatattttttttagtagtggatGGATCCTCAATGAGCTTTTGGAAGTCTAAATGGGTGGGGCATCAATCT
The genomic region above belongs to Glycine max cultivar Williams 82 chromosome 14, Glycine_max_v4.0, whole genome shotgun sequence and contains:
- the LOC121172664 gene encoding probable aldo-keto reductase 1; the protein is MSSRRMGELKKLVEEDKGKYIGLSVQMAWSLWTRDIEDDTVPLCRELGIGIVPYSPLGRGFFGGKGIVENFIANSFLVQYCSNYLCEKLHNIHVEIFGCEKSEQIIAIHSSS
- the LOC121173432 gene encoding uncharacterized protein, which produces MANGGFPFQMSMLTKNNYDNWNIKMKALLGAQDVWDIVENGFEEQDEASLSQGVKETLKESRKRDKKALFLIYQSVDEDTFEKISNAATTKEAWDKLQTCNKGVEQVKKIRLQTLRGDFERLFMEESESISDYFSRVLAVVNQLKRNGEDVDEVKVMEKILRTLNPSFDFIVINIEENKDLKTMTIEQLMGSLQAYEEKQKRKIKQKEATEQLLQLNVKEANYANYKSQRGRGRGQDRGRGRGHGGEGRGGYNNHSNKFNNGERSWNP